ATGTTGCGACTGGGCACGTCGGGTCGGAACCGGGCCTCCATTTTCAGTCGCACAACGACCTGCGCTCCCCGGTCCTGAAGGCGCTGGAGCAGCAGGGCGTCTTCCACCGTAACGGCGGCGTGGGGGATCCGGGGAACGCCATCGGTGTAGCCCATACTGCCGGTGTGGGGGTTATTGAGGGAATGGGGCGTCACTGACCGCACCAGGCTGGCCACGGCCCCCATCCTGGCCGCCTCGCTGGCCCCGGCCCAGCGGTAGCGCACCGTCTCACCGTAAGTGGTGAAGGGGACATTATAGACCACGATCTTGCCCCGGGTCTGCTCGGCCTTCGTTGCCAGGTCATCGAAACTGCTGACCACCAGTACGGGTGCAGAGATGCCCCGACGCGGGGTGCGCACCGAGCCGCCCAGGCCGATCATGCTCAGCTCGCGCTCAAATGGGTGCACCAGTTGTAGGGACTCCCTGCCCCGGATCCAACGGGGTACCATTACCTTCTCACCCCGTACGTTTTCCAGGTCGTCGGTCGTCATCTGCGCGAGAATCCAGTCAATGGCGTCCTCCAGGTTCCGTGTGCCGGAGAAGCGCGGCCCGAAGGTGTCCACCAGCTCGGCCAGTCGCTGGAAGGCGGCGCTGTCGGCCAGGGACGCCTGAATAATCCGGTCGGCGGCAGCGCGGTAGGTATTGGCAATCTGTCCGAGGGCGGATGAAGTGATAAAAAAAGTGCTGAACAAGAAGACAGCTGTTCGGCGCATTGATGCTCCTTTGGGTGGTTTCTTTTAGATTGACTGTGGTTGGTGGCTGATCTCCCAGGGCGGTCGAAATCTACCTTTATCGGGTCTCACAATAAGTCCAGCCCCGCTTTAATTTGACTCTATGAACGAGGCCGTATTCTCGATTAGCCGGACGTAGAAGCGGATGATGTCGGCGAAGTTCTCCACACCCATGTGTTCATCGGTCCCGTGGATCCTTTGCATGTCCTCCAGGGAGACGCGGGTGGGGATAAATCGATAGGTATTGGGACTTAGCCCCCGATAGTGTCGGCTATCAGTGGCGCCCACGACCAGTGAGGGGGCCACGATCACCTCGGGGAAGAGCTCCCGGATGGTATGCTCCAGGGCCTGGTAACCGGGGGCCTCGATGCCAGCGACGGCCGACGGTTCATCGTGGAATCCGAGCTGCTTGATCATAACCCGGCGGTCGTCGATTGTGCGCCGGACATGCTCCAGAATCATCTCACTGGTCTCTCCCGGCAGGAGGCGGAAATTCACCACCATGTTGGCACGGCTGGGCAGGATATTCTCTTTCAAGCTGCCCGAGGCCATAGTCGCGGCAGTGGTGGTACGGATCATGGCATTGGTGGTGGGAGCGGCTGCCAGCTGGGCCTTGACCAATGGAGCGAAGAGCCACAGATTGGCGAAAGCCATCCGCATGAAGAACGGCATTTCCGGTCCGATGACGTCAAACATCTGCTTTACCGGTCCTCGGAGGGTAGCGGGACGCTGGTTGACCTCCAGGCGGGTAACGGCCCGGCTCAGGATGCCCACCCCGGTGCTGGAGGGTGGCATGGAAGAATGCCCCCCTTCGGACTCAACCGACAGCTCCACCGTCAGGTAGCCTTTTTCGGCGATGCCGATCATGGCTACTGGTGCTTCGAGACCGGGCGCGATACCGTGAGTTATGACCAGCCCTTCATCGAGGACATATTCGGCCTGCACATCTCGCGATTGAAGGAGCCTGACGATCTGGAGGGCTCCGTCCTGTCCGCCGATTTCTTCATCGTGACCGAAGGCCAGGATGACCGTCCGTTGGGGCCGAAAGCCATGACTTATCAGCTGTCCAACTGCCTCCAGCAGCCCCAGCAGGCTGGCCTTGTCATCCATGGCTCCCCGGCCCCAGATGTAGCCATCCGTGATGGCACCGCTGAAGGGCGGCTGGGTCCAGTCGGTCACCGTTTCAGGGTCCACCGGTACCACGTCCGAATGGGCCAGCAGGATGATCGGTTTCAGGTCCGGGTTGTCCCCCGCCCAGGTATAGAGGAGGCTGTAATTGTTCACCACTTCCCTTTTCAGGGTCTGGTGGACGACGGGATAGGTCTCTTCAAGGAAGCGGTTGAAGGCCCGGAAAGGTTTCGGATCGAACCGGGCGGGATCCTGATAAGAGATGGTGCGGAAAGTGAGGGCCTTGCTCAAGTGTGCTGCGGCAGTTAGCGTATCAACAGTAACGCCCCCTACCGGCTCCACCGCCACCTGTCTGGAGGTGAAGGTGAACGTGCGTACCAGGACGATGACAACGATAATGCCAAGGGCTGCGCCTAAAACGGCGAGAACTTTTTTCATAAGGCGGCTCCTGCTAAATAGGGCCTGAAGTCGGCACTACGATTGGTAATATACGTAGTGGAAGGGGGGTGTAAGAAGTGCGAAGCTGGATAGCGCGGACAGCTAGATCAGCGAGAAAGACCGCACCCGCTGCCAGCTATCAGGCACCCCGGTAGTATCGCAAAGGTGCAGCTCATTTGCGATAAACTCTCCCTGGAACTTGTCTCCCAGCCTGTCGATGATGTCATTCCTGACCTGCCTGGGTTGGTGGCCGTACATCAGGCTCAGGTGGGGCCTGAAGGGTGGCTCATCCGGCTGCTGGAAGAGTTCCCGGGCTTGCTGGTGAATGGCTAAGACCTCTGCGGTGGGCTCGACGCGGATATACAGGCAGCGGAAGTAGGTCTCGCTGCCAGACAGCGAAGTGAGCTGGATAGTGGGGGATTGCAGGAGGCCCGCCAGCCGGGCTGTTTGTTGTATAATCTTCTCATCCAGACCCGTCAGCGCACCCAGCAACGTGACGTGAGGTTCGAATCGCGGTGTCCCCCAGGCCTGGCTGAGCCGGGCGATGGTATATTCCAGGGAGCGATAGAGTGTGCCCCGGGGCATGAACCAGAGGGAGTAAGTCTGGCTTCTGGCGGCCTGGGTTGGGTTCAGGGCAGGTCTCTTC
This genomic stretch from Candidatus Neomarinimicrobiota bacterium harbors:
- a CDS encoding M28 family metallopeptidase → MRRTAVFLFSTFFITSSALGQIANTYRAAADRIIQASLADSAAFQRLAELVDTFGPRFSGTRNLEDAIDWILAQMTTDDLENVRGEKVMVPRWIRGRESLQLVHPFERELSMIGLGGSVRTPRRGISAPVLVVSSFDDLATKAEQTRGKIVVYNVPFTTYGETVRYRWAGASEAARMGAVASLVRSVTPHSLNNPHTGSMGYTDGVPRIPHAAVTVEDALLLQRLQDRGAQVVVRLKMEARFRPDVPSRNIVAEIVGREKPEEVVVMGGHIDSWDVGQGAMDDGGGCVAAWEAVRRLQQLGLRPRRTIRVVLWTNEEIGLRGGRAYRDAYQDQLPNHLLALESDMGVFKPRGFGFSGSPEALAILREVASLLESIGADSVVEGGGGADISPMMREGVPGMGLNVDENKYFWYHHTSADTIDKLDPRELNLCVAALAVMAYVVADMPESLPR
- a CDS encoding M20 family peptidase, whose amino-acid sequence is MKKVLAVLGAALGIIVVIVLVRTFTFTSRQVAVEPVGGVTVDTLTAAAHLSKALTFRTISYQDPARFDPKPFRAFNRFLEETYPVVHQTLKREVVNNYSLLYTWAGDNPDLKPIILLAHSDVVPVDPETVTDWTQPPFSGAITDGYIWGRGAMDDKASLLGLLEAVGQLISHGFRPQRTVILAFGHDEEIGGQDGALQIVRLLQSRDVQAEYVLDEGLVITHGIAPGLEAPVAMIGIAEKGYLTVELSVESEGGHSSMPPSSTGVGILSRAVTRLEVNQRPATLRGPVKQMFDVIGPEMPFFMRMAFANLWLFAPLVKAQLAAAPTTNAMIRTTTAATMASGSLKENILPSRANMVVNFRLLPGETSEMILEHVRRTIDDRRVMIKQLGFHDEPSAVAGIEAPGYQALEHTIRELFPEVIVAPSLVVGATDSRHYRGLSPNTYRFIPTRVSLEDMQRIHGTDEHMGVENFADIIRFYVRLIENTASFIESN
- a CDS encoding 2'-5' RNA ligase family protein, which gives rise to MNPTQAARSQTYSLWFMPRGTLYRSLEYTIARLSQAWGTPRFEPHVTLLGALTGLDEKIIQQTARLAGLLQSPTIQLTSLSGSETYFRCLYIRVEPTAEVLAIHQQARELFQQPDEPPFRPHLSLMYGHQPRQVRNDIIDRLGDKFQGEFIANELHLCDTTGVPDSWQRVRSFSLI